Proteins encoded in a region of the Sphingomonas sp. OV641 genome:
- a CDS encoding SLBB domain-containing protein, with product MPLPFALLLLLLPGEPQQLANAGAPAPAPVSAVADAAYRLGVNDELQISVFGTHPIDVKTRVKEDGSVTVPMLGDVPASGQTTREFADTIASRLRAGKLYTNPVVNVEVVNFVSNAVTVFGSLNTPGIYPLDRPLTVAMALARAGGTRGDAADYVIIKRAGRPDQRVRTDDPAGVGLAQPLVAGDTLFVPPAPVIFVYGQVNKPGRIALRSDMTVMQALAEAGGPTLAGSRKRVTLTRGATSQDRVPLDAKAQPGDVFYVNEKLF from the coding sequence ATGCCTCTCCCTTTCGCGCTCCTGCTCCTGCTGCTACCGGGGGAGCCGCAGCAACTCGCCAACGCCGGCGCACCGGCGCCTGCCCCCGTTTCGGCGGTGGCGGATGCCGCTTATCGGCTGGGGGTGAATGACGAGCTGCAGATCTCCGTCTTCGGCACCCATCCGATCGACGTGAAGACGCGGGTCAAGGAAGACGGCAGCGTCACCGTGCCGATGCTGGGCGACGTGCCGGCCAGCGGGCAGACCACGCGGGAATTCGCCGACACGATCGCGAGCCGGCTTCGCGCGGGCAAGCTGTACACCAACCCCGTAGTGAACGTGGAAGTGGTGAACTTCGTCAGCAACGCGGTTACCGTTTTCGGCAGCCTGAACACGCCGGGCATCTACCCGCTGGACCGGCCGCTGACCGTGGCGATGGCGCTGGCGCGGGCCGGCGGGACGCGCGGCGACGCCGCCGATTATGTGATCATCAAGCGTGCCGGTCGCCCGGACCAGCGCGTGCGCACCGACGATCCGGCGGGCGTCGGGCTCGCGCAGCCGCTGGTTGCGGGGGACACGCTGTTCGTGCCGCCGGCCCCGGTCATCTTCGTCTACGGCCAGGTCAACAAGCCCGGCCGCATCGCCCTGCGATCCGACATGACGGTGATGCAGGCGCTGGCAGAGGCGGGTGGGCCGACCCTCGCGGGGTCGCGCAAGCGGGTGACGCTGACCCGCGGCGCCACCTCGCAAGATCGCGTGCCGCTGGACGCCAAGGCGCAGCCGGGCGACGTTTTCTACGTCAACGAGAAGCTGTTCTGA
- a CDS encoding gellan polysaccharide biosynthesis protein GelF → MLTMAGVVLASASASAQTLPDTLDVRAGVVSTFDTNMLRLNDERAPGDREDVRITPQLDIDVRRLIGGRHQLTIGGTAGYDFHNRNTFLDRERIDLGGDVNIVVGAFCTIRPGVRLNWGQSQLSDQGVIIGNTERRTDYEISLACRRPAGLYPRLAGRVTRVTNSADARRVYNLDDDYVEAALGYSLPSLGDVLLVASYERFNRPELREEVDLNDRTDTFRTGLEFRRAVAPRISFRASAYYVRVETEDESWSSFSGLGFRTGVEFRPAPAIETDIQFSRDVSNQSNIATAYTIQTEARINASYRPSPRSQVRLGGRYLRRSFRGQLIVDTPFPRERDTTYSVFAGYSVDVTRRLRAALSVRHEERDAPLSYYRFVSTSGAASLSLRF, encoded by the coding sequence ATGCTGACAATGGCAGGCGTCGTCCTGGCGAGTGCCAGCGCGTCCGCCCAGACGCTGCCCGACACGCTCGACGTGCGGGCGGGCGTGGTCTCCACCTTCGATACCAACATGCTGCGACTGAACGACGAGCGCGCGCCGGGCGATCGGGAGGATGTTCGCATTACGCCGCAGCTCGACATCGATGTTCGCCGGCTGATCGGGGGGCGGCACCAGCTGACCATCGGCGGGACCGCGGGCTACGACTTCCACAACCGCAACACCTTTCTCGATCGGGAGCGGATCGACCTGGGCGGCGACGTGAACATCGTGGTCGGTGCCTTTTGCACCATCCGGCCGGGCGTGCGGCTGAACTGGGGCCAGTCGCAGCTTTCCGACCAGGGCGTGATCATCGGCAATACCGAGCGACGAACGGATTATGAGATTTCGCTGGCATGCCGGCGGCCGGCGGGGCTCTATCCCCGGCTCGCGGGGCGCGTCACCCGCGTGACCAACAGTGCGGATGCGCGCCGCGTCTACAATCTGGACGACGATTACGTCGAGGCGGCGCTTGGCTATTCGCTGCCCAGCCTCGGCGACGTGCTGCTGGTCGCCAGCTACGAACGCTTCAATCGGCCCGAGCTTCGCGAGGAGGTGGATCTCAACGATCGCACCGACACATTCCGCACCGGACTGGAATTCCGCCGCGCCGTGGCGCCGCGGATTTCGTTCCGCGCGAGCGCTTATTACGTCCGCGTCGAGACGGAGGACGAAAGCTGGTCCTCGTTCAGCGGGCTGGGTTTTCGCACGGGCGTGGAATTCCGCCCGGCACCCGCGATCGAGACGGATATCCAGTTTTCCCGCGACGTTTCCAACCAGAGCAACATCGCCACCGCCTATACGATCCAGACGGAAGCGCGGATCAACGCCAGCTACCGCCCGTCGCCGCGGTCGCAGGTGCGGCTCGGCGGACGGTATCTGCGGCGCTCGTTCCGCGGCCAGCTGATCGTGGACACGCCGTTCCCGCGGGAGCGCGACACCACGTACAGCGTGTTCGCCGGCTATTCGGTGGACGTGACCAGACGCCTGCGGGCCGCATTGTCCGTCCGCCATGAAGAGCGTGATGCGCCGCTCAGCTACTACCGCTTCGTATCAACGTCGGGGGCGGCATCGCTGTCCCTTCGCTTCTGA
- a CDS encoding glycoside hydrolase family 5 protein: protein MMRLPALAAIACMLDFSGSDVVVAESARVAAPLAGINLAGGEFNSRRKPGAYGKDYIYPSAKTASPFLKSGMQIVRVPVLWERIEQQPDGTLDPAEMRRLDRAFAQLAGFRIIVLDLHNYGRLRGTRLDQMDGGAERLARTWSNLASHYAGNPRIAFGLMNEPHDITPRAWRAIADRSVRAIRRTGARNLILVPGSNWTGAHSWTQGGEASNAAAFANFRDPGGNFAFEMHQYVDRDHSGTQAQCVDPATAARRLEPATRWLRQQRQRGFLGEFGAGDSDACLAALSSLLSAVQRAPDVWMGWAYWAGGDWWGKYPMNVQPASDGRAKPQMAVLGRFVRVASR, encoded by the coding sequence ATGATGCGCCTCCCCGCGCTCGCGGCGATCGCCTGCATGCTGGATTTTTCCGGCTCTGATGTTGTTGTCGCCGAAAGTGCGCGCGTCGCCGCGCCCCTGGCGGGAATCAACCTTGCAGGAGGGGAATTCAACTCGCGGCGAAAGCCGGGCGCTTATGGCAAGGATTACATCTACCCTTCCGCGAAGACCGCCTCGCCATTTCTGAAAAGCGGAATGCAGATCGTCCGCGTGCCGGTATTGTGGGAGCGGATCGAGCAACAGCCGGACGGGACGCTTGATCCAGCCGAGATGAGACGCCTGGATCGTGCGTTCGCGCAGCTCGCCGGTTTTCGCATCATCGTTCTTGATCTGCACAATTACGGCCGGCTGCGCGGCACGCGGCTGGATCAAATGGACGGCGGCGCCGAGCGGCTGGCCCGCACCTGGAGCAATCTCGCCAGCCATTACGCCGGCAATCCGCGCATCGCCTTTGGCCTGATGAACGAGCCGCACGACATCACGCCGCGTGCGTGGCGAGCGATCGCGGATCGGTCGGTGCGGGCGATCCGGCGCACCGGCGCGCGCAACCTGATCCTCGTCCCCGGCAGCAACTGGACGGGCGCGCATAGCTGGACGCAGGGCGGGGAGGCATCGAACGCTGCCGCCTTCGCCAACTTCCGCGACCCCGGCGGCAATTTCGCGTTCGAAATGCATCAGTATGTCGACCGGGATCATTCCGGGACGCAGGCGCAGTGCGTGGATCCGGCAACGGCGGCGCGGCGCCTGGAACCGGCGACACGCTGGCTGCGGCAACAGCGACAACGGGGTTTCCTTGGGGAGTTCGGCGCCGGCGACAGTGACGCGTGCCTCGCGGCGCTGTCGTCCCTGCTGAGCGCCGTGCAGCGCGCGCCCGACGTGTGGATGGGCTGGGCCTATTGGGCAGGGGGGGACTGGTGGGGCAAATACCCGATGAACGTGCAGCCCGCGTCCGACGGGCGAGCCAAGCCGCAAATGGCCGTTCTCGGCCGCTTCGTGCGGGTTGCGTCGCGATGA
- a CDS encoding glycosyltransferase family A protein, whose protein sequence is MSINSSALQQPFARADLLHRARASARRRVDEVRQQIWARWPVWRGGARPHNLPGELIISVTSYPKRFRSLHYTLRSLLEQDVRADRTILWVADQDRDAIPRAVWGLRARGLEIRFTADVRSYKKLVPALEAFPNAFIVTADDDIIYPPDWLGVLVDAYDRSDPCIICRRAHRIGFAPDGFEPYLTWQLNLDDGSGFAPAEDLLAVGAGGILYPPGTLHADVLRADMFMRLAPQGDDLWFWWMGRRLGTRTKCAGEMREYRYVAGTQETGLWGENSLGGNDRQLAALVAALGYDQVRPGQAE, encoded by the coding sequence ATGAGCATCAATTCATCCGCCCTGCAGCAGCCGTTCGCCAGGGCTGATCTTCTGCACCGCGCGCGTGCATCCGCACGGCGGCGGGTGGACGAGGTGCGCCAGCAGATCTGGGCCCGTTGGCCGGTGTGGCGCGGCGGTGCTCGCCCCCACAATCTGCCGGGCGAGCTGATCATTTCCGTCACGTCCTATCCCAAACGTTTCCGTTCCCTGCACTACACGCTTCGATCGCTGCTGGAGCAGGATGTGCGTGCGGATCGGACGATATTGTGGGTGGCGGATCAGGATCGGGATGCGATCCCGCGTGCCGTCTGGGGATTGCGCGCCCGCGGGCTGGAAATCCGCTTCACCGCCGATGTCCGGTCCTACAAAAAGCTGGTTCCGGCGCTGGAGGCATTTCCAAACGCGTTCATCGTCACCGCGGATGACGATATCATCTATCCGCCCGACTGGCTCGGCGTGCTGGTGGACGCCTATGATCGTTCCGATCCGTGCATCATCTGCCGCCGCGCGCACCGCATTGGCTTCGCGCCGGACGGCTTCGAACCCTATCTGACGTGGCAGCTCAACCTGGACGACGGGTCTGGCTTTGCGCCGGCGGAGGATCTGCTTGCGGTCGGGGCGGGCGGGATCCTTTATCCGCCGGGCACATTGCACGCGGACGTGCTGCGCGCGGACATGTTCATGCGCCTCGCGCCACAGGGGGATGATCTGTGGTTCTGGTGGATGGGCCGGCGTCTCGGCACCCGGACCAAATGCGCCGGTGAGATGCGAGAATACCGCTACGTCGCGGGCACGCAGGAAACCGGTCTGTGGGGTGAAAACAGCCTGGGCGGCAACGATCGTCAGCTTGCCGCGCTCGTTGCCGCCCTGGGCTATGATCAGGTCCGACCGGGGCAAGCCGAATAG